A stretch of the Pan troglodytes isolate AG18354 chromosome 20, NHGRI_mPanTro3-v2.0_pri, whole genome shotgun sequence genome encodes the following:
- the LOC129135438 gene encoding pregnancy-specific beta-1-glycoprotein 7 isoform X2 encodes MGPLSAPPCTQHITWKGLLLTASLLNFWNPPTTAQVTIEAQPPKVSKGKDVLLLVHNLPQNLTGYIWYKGQIRDLYHYVTSYVVDGQIIIYGPAYSGRETVYSNASLLIQNVTREDAGSYTLHIIKRGDGTGGVTGHFTFTLYLETPKPSISSSNFNPREATEAVILTCDPETPDASYLWWMNGQSLPMTHSLQLSETNRTLYLFGVTNYTAGPYECEIRNPVSASRSDPVTLNLLPKLPKPYITINNLNPRENKDVSTFTCEPKSENYTYIWWLNGQSLPVSPRVKQPIENRILILPSVTRNETGLYQCEIRDRYGGIRSDPVTLNVLYGPDLPRIYPSFTYYRSGQNLYLACFADSNPPAQYSWTINGKFQLSGQKLSIPQVTTKHSGLYACSVRNSATGKESSKSVTVRVSDWTLP; translated from the exons ATGGGACCCCTCTCAGCCCCTCCCTGCACACAGCATATAACCTGGAAAGGGCTCCTGCTCACAG CATCACTTTTAAACTTCTGGAACCCGCCCACCACAGCCCAAGTCACGATTGAAGCCCAGCCACCCAAAGTTTCCAAGGGGAAGGATGTTCTTCTACTTGTCCACAATTTGCCCCAGAATCTTACCGGCTACATCTGGTACAAAGGGCAAATCAGGGACCTCTACCATTACGTTACATCATATGTAGTAGACGGTCAAATAATTATATATGGGCCTGCATATAGTGGACGAGAAACAGTATATTCCAATGCATCCCTGCTGATCCAGAATGTCACCCGGGAAGATGCAGGATCCTACACCTTACACATCATAAAGCGTGGTGATGGGACTGGAGGAGTAACTGGACATTTCACCTTCACCTTATACC TGGAAACTCCCAAGCCCTCCATTTCCAGCAGCAATTTCAACCCCAGGGAGGCCACGGAGGCTGTGATCTTAACCTGTGATCCTGAGACTCCAGACGCAAGCTACCTGTGGTGGATGAATGGTCAGAGCCTCCCTATGACTCACAGCTTGCAGCTGTCTGAAACCAACAGGACCCTCTACCTATTTGGTGTCACAAACTATACTGCAGGACCCTATGAATGTGAAATACGGAACCCAGTGAGTGCCAGCCGCAGTGACCCAGTCACCCTGAATCTCCTCC CGAAACTGCCCAAGCCTTACATCACCATCAATAACTTAAACCCCAGGGAGAATAAGGATGTCTCAACCTTCACCTGTGAACCTAAGAGTGAGAACTACACCTACATTTGGTGGCTAAATGGTCAGAGCCTCCCGGTCAGTCCCAGGGTAAAGCAACCCATTGAAAACAGGATACTCATTCTACCCAGTGTCACGAGAAATGAAACAGGACTCTATCAATGTGAAATACGGGACCGATATGGTGGCATCCGCAGCGACCCAGTCACCCTGAATGTCCTCT ATGGTCCAGACCTCCCAAGAATTTACCCTTCATTCACCTATTACCGTTCAGGACAAAACCTCTACTTGGCCTGCTTTGCGGACTCTAACCCACCGGCACAGTATTCTTGGACAATTAATGGGAAGTTTCAGCTATCAGGACAAAAGCTTTCTATCCCCCAGGTTACTACAAAGCATAGCGGGCTCTATGCTTGCTCTGTTCGTAACTCGGCCACTGGCAAGGAAAGCTCCAAATCCGTGACAGTCAGAGTCTCTG ACTGGACATTACCCTGA
- the LOC129135438 gene encoding pregnancy-specific beta-1-glycoprotein 7 isoform X1 — MGPLSAPPCTQHITWKGLLLTASLLNFWNPPTTAQVTIEAQPPKVSKGKDVLLLVHNLPQNLTGYIWYKGQIRDLYHYVTSYVVDGQIIIYGPAYSGRETVYSNASLLIQNVTREDAGSYTLHIIKRGDGTGGVTGHFTFTLYLETPKPSISSSNFNPREATEAVILTCDPETPDASYLWWMNGQSLPMTHSLQLSETNRTLYLFGVTNYTAGPYECEIRNPVSASRSDPVTLNLLPKLPKPYITINNLNPRENKDVSTFTCEPKSENYTYIWWLNGQSLPVSPRVKQPIENRILILPSVTRNETGLYQCEIRDRYGGIRSDPVTLNVLYGPDLPRIYPSFTYYRSGQNLYLACFADSNPPAQYSWTINGKFQLSGQKLSIPQVTTKHSGLYACSVRNSATGKESSKSVTVRVSGKWIPASLAIRF; from the exons ATGGGACCCCTCTCAGCCCCTCCCTGCACACAGCATATAACCTGGAAAGGGCTCCTGCTCACAG CATCACTTTTAAACTTCTGGAACCCGCCCACCACAGCCCAAGTCACGATTGAAGCCCAGCCACCCAAAGTTTCCAAGGGGAAGGATGTTCTTCTACTTGTCCACAATTTGCCCCAGAATCTTACCGGCTACATCTGGTACAAAGGGCAAATCAGGGACCTCTACCATTACGTTACATCATATGTAGTAGACGGTCAAATAATTATATATGGGCCTGCATATAGTGGACGAGAAACAGTATATTCCAATGCATCCCTGCTGATCCAGAATGTCACCCGGGAAGATGCAGGATCCTACACCTTACACATCATAAAGCGTGGTGATGGGACTGGAGGAGTAACTGGACATTTCACCTTCACCTTATACC TGGAAACTCCCAAGCCCTCCATTTCCAGCAGCAATTTCAACCCCAGGGAGGCCACGGAGGCTGTGATCTTAACCTGTGATCCTGAGACTCCAGACGCAAGCTACCTGTGGTGGATGAATGGTCAGAGCCTCCCTATGACTCACAGCTTGCAGCTGTCTGAAACCAACAGGACCCTCTACCTATTTGGTGTCACAAACTATACTGCAGGACCCTATGAATGTGAAATACGGAACCCAGTGAGTGCCAGCCGCAGTGACCCAGTCACCCTGAATCTCCTCC CGAAACTGCCCAAGCCTTACATCACCATCAATAACTTAAACCCCAGGGAGAATAAGGATGTCTCAACCTTCACCTGTGAACCTAAGAGTGAGAACTACACCTACATTTGGTGGCTAAATGGTCAGAGCCTCCCGGTCAGTCCCAGGGTAAAGCAACCCATTGAAAACAGGATACTCATTCTACCCAGTGTCACGAGAAATGAAACAGGACTCTATCAATGTGAAATACGGGACCGATATGGTGGCATCCGCAGCGACCCAGTCACCCTGAATGTCCTCT ATGGTCCAGACCTCCCAAGAATTTACCCTTCATTCACCTATTACCGTTCAGGACAAAACCTCTACTTGGCCTGCTTTGCGGACTCTAACCCACCGGCACAGTATTCTTGGACAATTAATGGGAAGTTTCAGCTATCAGGACAAAAGCTTTCTATCCCCCAGGTTACTACAAAGCATAGCGGGCTCTATGCTTGCTCTGTTCGTAACTCGGCCACTGGCAAGGAAAGCTCCAAATCCGTGACAGTCAGAGTCTCTGGTAAGTGGATCCCAGCATCCTTGGCAATACGGTTTTAG